In the genome of Thiovulum sp. ES, one region contains:
- a CDS encoding ribonuclease HI (PFAM: RNase H) has protein sequence MILAEKLSDFYRRNSKLQNLEIEQVDKFSKTEKYFGYFDGASSGNPGKIGVGFAILNSSDEVIYQRGEVIGTGTNNEAEYFALILLLETALKNGVEKMEIFGDSKLVVEQVSGRWKVKAENLKPFSEIAKDRFKKGNFSISWIRRDKNTLADSLSKV, from the coding sequence ATGATTTTAGCAGAAAAACTGAGTGATTTTTACAGAAGAAATAGCAAATTACAAAATTTAGAAATTGAACAAGTGGATAAATTTTCAAAAACAGAAAAGTATTTTGGATATTTTGATGGAGCTTCCTCTGGAAATCCTGGAAAAATTGGAGTTGGTTTTGCAATTTTAAATAGTAGCGATGAGGTCATATATCAACGGGGAGAAGTTATTGGCACAGGAACAAATAATGAAGCTGAATATTTTGCCCTTATTCTTCTTTTAGAAACGGCACTTAAAAATGGAGTTGAAAAAATGGAAATTTTTGGAGACTCAAAACTTGTTGTTGAGCAGGTTTCTGGACGATGGAAAGTAAAAGCAGAAAATCTAAAACCATTTTCAGAGATTGCAAAAGATAGATTTAAGAAGGGGAATTTTTCAATTTCTTGGATAAGAAGAGATAAAAATACTCTTGCAGATTCTCTTTCAAAAGTATAA